A stretch of Desulfomonilia bacterium DNA encodes these proteins:
- the ftsH gene encoding ATP-dependent zinc metalloprotease FtsH — MQNKSGASGFLKTAALWIVIILIMVMLYQLFNQTKTKTTKYAYSDFIHILDSGKVKEVKIQGQNIEGKLTNDATFETFIPDDPKLVDRLLTKNVRVSVENKSSDPWYMSVLISWIPMLLLIGIWILFMRQMQTGGNKAMSFGRSKARLMTQDKMKVTFADVAGVDEAKEELSEIIDFLKDPKQFTTLGGRIPKGVLLLGPPGTGKTLLAKAVAGEAGRPFFSMSGSDFVEMFVGVGASRVRDLFAQGKQHAPCIIFIDEIDAVGRHRGAGLGGGHDEREQTLNQLLVEMDGFESNEGVILMAATNRPDVLDPALLRPGRFDRQVVVASPDVKGREGILAVHSRKIPLSENVDIKILAKSTPGFSGADLANLVNEAALLAARQKKTKVEMSDLEKAKDKVLMGVERKSLVISDEEKRTTAYHEAGHALVARMLPNADPVYKVSIIPRGRALGVTQQLPMDDRHTYKKEFLHDTIAVFMGGRVAEEIALNSMTTGAGNDIERATEMARHMVTEWGMSSLGPLSLGSVEQEMFLGREISKKVDYSEMTAQKIDAEVKNIVMDGYTRARNIVEQNRDKLENLAQRLLEKEVVDSVELDSILGKAAA, encoded by the coding sequence ATGCAAAATAAATCAGGAGCCAGCGGCTTTCTGAAGACTGCCGCTTTATGGATTGTAATAATTCTAATAATGGTAATGCTTTATCAGCTGTTTAATCAGACCAAAACGAAAACAACAAAATATGCCTACAGCGACTTTATCCATATCCTCGACAGCGGGAAAGTAAAAGAGGTTAAGATACAGGGGCAGAATATAGAGGGGAAACTGACAAATGATGCTACCTTCGAAACATTCATACCGGACGACCCCAAACTTGTGGACAGACTCCTGACCAAGAATGTAAGGGTTTCTGTTGAGAACAAATCCTCTGACCCGTGGTACATGTCAGTCCTCATTTCATGGATACCCATGCTGCTTCTAATAGGTATCTGGATCCTATTCATGAGACAGATGCAGACTGGCGGGAATAAGGCGATGAGTTTCGGCAGGAGCAAAGCCCGGCTCATGACTCAGGATAAAATGAAAGTAACCTTTGCCGATGTCGCCGGAGTCGACGAGGCCAAGGAGGAACTCTCCGAAATAATTGACTTTCTGAAGGACCCCAAACAGTTTACAACACTCGGTGGAAGAATTCCTAAAGGTGTGTTGCTTTTAGGTCCTCCGGGAACAGGAAAGACATTGCTGGCTAAGGCCGTTGCAGGTGAAGCGGGAAGGCCGTTCTTCAGCATGTCAGGCTCCGACTTCGTAGAGATGTTCGTTGGTGTAGGTGCTTCACGTGTGAGGGACCTTTTTGCCCAGGGCAAACAACATGCGCCATGCATCATATTCATCGATGAAATTGATGCCGTCGGCAGACATAGGGGTGCCGGTCTCGGGGGCGGACACGACGAAAGAGAACAGACTCTCAATCAGCTCCTGGTTGAAATGGACGGATTCGAATCGAACGAAGGGGTCATACTTATGGCTGCCACGAACAGGCCTGACGTACTTGATCCTGCGCTTTTAAGGCCTGGAAGATTTGACAGGCAGGTCGTAGTCGCAAGTCCTGATGTCAAAGGCCGCGAAGGCATACTTGCAGTTCATTCGAGGAAGATACCCCTTTCCGAAAATGTGGATATCAAGATTCTTGCCAAATCCACCCCCGGTTTCTCAGGGGCGGACCTTGCCAATCTGGTTAACGAGGCGGCACTTCTGGCCGCAAGACAGAAAAAGACCAAGGTGGAAATGTCTGACCTGGAAAAAGCCAAGGACAAGGTTTTGATGGGGGTAGAGAGAAAAAGCCTCGTAATATCCGATGAGGAGAAAAGGACCACCGCATATCACGAGGCGGGTCACGCATTGGTGGCCAGGATGCTGCCGAATGCGGATCCAGTCTACAAGGTCAGCATTATTCCCAGGGGAAGGGCTTTGGGTGTTACGCAGCAATTGCCTATGGATGACAGGCATACATACAAGAAGGAATTCCTGCATGACACGATTGCGGTTTTTATGGGCGGCCGTGTAGCGGAGGAAATAGCTTTGAACAGCATGACTACAGGTGCAGGTAATGATATCGAGCGTGCAACCGAGATGGCCAGGCATATGGTTACCGAATGGGGTATGAGTTCGCTCGGGCCGTTAAGCCTTGGAAGCGTAGAACAGGAGATGTTCCTCGGGCGTGAAATTTCCAAGAAGGTCGATTACAGCGAGATGACAGCCCAGAAAATCGATGCTGAAGTCAAGAACATCGTCATGGATGGCTACACCAGGGCCAGAAATATAGTGGAACAGAACAGGGACAAACTTGAAAATCTTGCCCAGAGGCTGCTTGAAAAGGAGGTTGTTGACAGTGTCGAACTCGACAGCATCCTCGGAAAGGCGGCAGCCTAA